In a genomic window of Zingiber officinale cultivar Zhangliang chromosome 9B, Zo_v1.1, whole genome shotgun sequence:
- the LOC122024762 gene encoding probable esterase D14L, with translation MGILEEAHNVRMVGRREGQAVVLAHGFGTDQSVWKHLVPHLVADYRVVLFDMIGAGTTNPDYFDFDRYATLHGYALDLLALLDHLRVGPCIYVGHSVSAVIGAIASISRPDFFSKLILISSSPRYLNCADYFGGFEQEDLNQLFDAMRSNYRSWASGWAPLLVGADMDSVAVQEFSRTLFNIRPDIALSVLQTIFQSDVRDLLGLVTTPCHILQSTKDLAVPVIVSEYLHAHLGARSVVEVMSSEGHLPQLSSPDTVVPVLLRHIRYEIVCESA, from the exons ATGGGGATTTTGGAGGAGGCACACAACGTGAGGATGGTGGGCCGGCGGGAAGGGCAGGCGGTGGTACTAGCGCACGGGTTCGGAACGGACCAGTCGGTGTGGAAGCACCTGGTGCCGCACCTGGTGGCGGACTACCGGGTGGTGCTGTTCGACATGATCGGCGCCGGCACCACCAACCCCGACTACTTTGACTTCGACCGCTACGCCACCCTCCATGGTTACGCCCTCGACCTCCTCGCCCTCCTCGACCACCTTCGCGTGGGGCCTTGCATCTACGTCGGCCACTCCGTCTCTGCCGTCATCGGCGCCATCGCCTCCATCTCCCGCCCcgacttcttctccaagctcatcctcatctcttcctcccccAG GTACTTGAACTGCGCGGACTACTTCGGCGGCTTCGAGCAGGAAGATCTGAACCAGCTCTTCGACGCCATGAGGTCGAACTACAGGTCGTGGGCGTCCGGGTGGGCGCCGCTGCTTGTGGGGGCGGACATGGACTCCGTGGCGGTGCAAGAATTCAGCAGGACCCTGTTCAACATTCGCCCGGACATCGCCCTGAGCGTGTTGCAGACGATCTTCCAAAGCGACGTCCGAGACCTGTTGGGCCTCGTCACGACCCCGTGCCACATACTGCAGAGCACCAAGGATCTGGCCGTCCCGGTCATAGTCTCAGAGTACCTGCATGCCCACCTCGGGGCTAGATCCGTGGTGGAAGTCATGTCGTCCGAAGGCCACCTCCCGCAGCTCAGCTCTCCTGACACTGTCGTCCCTGTTCTGCTCAGGCACATACGCTACGAGATTGTTTGCGAGAGCGCTTGA